Genomic segment of bacterium:
TCGCCGGAGATCCCTTTTCCACCGGACGGCGGTCACCATTTGCGAACGCTGAATATACTAAAAATTCTTGCGCAAAAGCACGAGATCTACTTGATCGCCTTTGCCCAGAACCGTTCGGAATTCGAGTACGTAGCGGAAATGGAGAAATACTGCAAACAGGTACACTTGTTTCCGGTGGCCAAGACCGGCTTTAACGTTCAGTTTATTTTGCTCGCACTACGCAATCTCTTTTCGCGGACGCCGGTCATTGCGCAGCGCTATTTCCTGAAATCCGCCTGTCAAAAGATCAAAGAAATACAGCAGAGCCGGTCCATCGATCTGGTGCACATCGACATGCTGGCGCTGGGATTGTACCAGAGCTGCTTCAGCGAAAGTCCGGTGTTGCTGACCGATCATAACGTGGAATCGTTGCGCCTGTATCGCTGGATGAAGGTACACAGGAATCTCCCATTCAAGGCGTATTTGTGGTGTCAATATCAAAAAATGCGACTTTTTGAAAAACATATCTGCAGTACGGTCACGCACTGCACGGTGGTCTCGCACCACGATCTGATCCTGCTCGGCAACCTGTGTGAAAAAGGTCATTTTTCCGTGATTCCGAACGGGGTGGACACCGAATACTTTTACCCCATGGAGGCGCCCAGTGTTCCGCTCAAGATGGTCTGGGTGGGCGGTATGAGAAGCCCGTACAACGCCGATGCCGTGGATTATTTTTTAACCACGATTTGGCCGATCATCCGCGAGGAGGTGCCGACGGCCTCCATCGATTTCATCGGCGCCGCACCGACCGACCGGCTGCAGAAATGTGCAGCCCAGGACCGCCGACTCAACGTTCTCGGATTTCTGCCCGATATCCGTCCCCTGGTGCAGCAGGCCGGCGTGTTCATCGCACCAATCCGCAGCGGCAGCGGCACCAAACTCAAAGTGCTGAACGCCATGGCCCAGGCCAAGGCTGTTGTGGC
This window contains:
- a CDS encoding glycosyltransferase translates to MNILFLSPEIPFPPDGGHHLRTLNILKILAQKHEIYLIAFAQNRSEFEYVAEMEKYCKQVHLFPVAKTGFNVQFILLALRNLFSRTPVIAQRYFLKSACQKIKEIQQSRSIDLVHIDMLALGLYQSCFSESPVLLTDHNVESLRLYRWMKVHRNLPFKAYLWCQYQKMRLFEKHICSTVTHCTVVSHHDLILLGNLCEKGHFSVIPNGVDTEYFYPMEAPSVPLKMVWVGGMRSPYNADAVDYFLTTIWPIIREEVPTASIDFIGAAPTDRLQKCAAQDRRLNVLGFLPDIRPLVQQAGVFIAPIRSGSGTKLKVLNAMAQAKAVVATACAAEGIEAQDGKHLFIAQDHRHFADLVIRLLRHPQIAEQVGRDARRLIEETYSWQVIARDLDVLYESFRQRRIPIDPVVKNSADPATAVFRRRHAGHSPLENSIHP